One genomic window of Actinoalloteichus hoggarensis includes the following:
- a CDS encoding VWA domain-containing protein, whose product MPSFSLRGFVGPWWFLLLVVVGLLVVGYLVALRRRRRDTLRFANLELLEKVAPARLRRRRHLAPVLLGVSLVFLTIGMAGPTSEQRVPRNRATVMLAVDVSMSMNATDIDPSRLAAAKAAATSFVSDMTPGVNIGLVSFAGSATVLVPPTTERDTVTQSINGLAVAEATATGEGITASLAAIDTFGNVVGGAEGPPPARIVLMTDGKSTVGMDELVAAQDAADREIPISTISFGTDLGQVEIEGERIPVPVDDVTMREIAEISGGEFHKAASAEELRRVYDTLGEQIGYQVEQVDASRPWFVLGTITALLAAASSLLISQRSL is encoded by the coding sequence ATGCCGTCGTTCTCGCTGCGCGGCTTCGTCGGGCCGTGGTGGTTCCTGCTCCTCGTGGTCGTCGGCCTTCTGGTGGTCGGTTATCTGGTCGCCCTGCGCCGTCGTCGCCGCGACACGCTGCGCTTCGCGAACCTCGAACTGCTGGAGAAGGTCGCGCCCGCCCGTCTTCGACGACGCAGACACCTGGCCCCGGTGCTGCTCGGCGTGTCGCTGGTGTTCTTGACGATCGGCATGGCCGGGCCGACCTCGGAACAGCGGGTGCCCCGGAATCGGGCCACCGTGATGCTGGCCGTCGACGTCTCGATGTCGATGAACGCCACCGACATCGACCCGAGCAGACTGGCCGCGGCCAAGGCCGCCGCGACGAGCTTCGTGTCGGACATGACTCCCGGGGTGAACATCGGACTCGTCTCCTTCGCGGGCTCGGCCACCGTGCTCGTCCCGCCGACCACCGAACGCGACACCGTCACGCAGTCGATCAACGGGCTGGCCGTCGCGGAGGCCACCGCCACCGGAGAGGGCATCACCGCCTCACTCGCGGCCATCGACACCTTCGGCAACGTCGTCGGCGGCGCCGAGGGACCGCCGCCCGCCCGGATCGTCCTGATGACCGACGGCAAGAGCACCGTCGGCATGGACGAACTCGTCGCCGCCCAGGACGCGGCGGACCGGGAGATCCCCATCTCCACGATCTCCTTCGGCACCGATCTGGGACAGGTCGAGATCGAAGGCGAGCGCATCCCGGTGCCCGTCGACGACGTGACGATGCGGGAGATCGCCGAGATCTCCGGCGGCGAGTTCCACAAGGCGGCCAGCGCCGAGGAACTGCGTCGCGTGTACGACACCCTCGGCGAACAGATCGGCTATCAGGTCGAGCAGGTCGACGCCTCCCGTCCGTGGTTCGTGCTCGGCACCATCACGGCGTTGCTGGCCGCCGCGAGTTCGCTGCTGATCAGTCAACGTTCCCTCTGA
- a CDS encoding DUF58 domain-containing protein: MEAGLRMLELSVRGRLDGLLQGNHLGLVPGPGSEPGEARLYQPGDDVRRMDWAVTARTTQPHLRETVADRELETWLAIDLSASLDFGTVHCEKRDLVVAAVSAVSHLTRGGGNRVGAVVSTGSRLTRIPARGGLPHTRGLVRRIAQTPRAAEGERGDLATALEELRRPPRRRGLAVVISDFLGPLHWQRSLRALSLRHDLIAIEVIDPRDIELPDVGTVVLADPETGRQREVETTPLLRREFAAAADAHRQEVAMGLRRANCAQLTLRTDSDWVADIVRFVVSRKRRWSGGVA; encoded by the coding sequence ATGGAGGCCGGCCTCCGCATGTTGGAGCTCAGCGTCCGAGGCAGGCTCGACGGACTCTTGCAGGGCAACCACCTCGGGCTGGTGCCCGGGCCCGGCAGCGAACCCGGCGAGGCGCGGCTGTACCAGCCGGGCGACGACGTTCGGCGGATGGACTGGGCCGTCACGGCACGCACCACCCAGCCGCACCTGCGTGAGACTGTCGCGGATCGGGAGCTGGAGACCTGGCTGGCGATCGACCTGTCGGCGAGCCTCGACTTCGGCACCGTCCACTGTGAGAAGCGGGATCTCGTCGTGGCGGCGGTGTCCGCGGTGTCCCACCTCACCCGAGGCGGCGGCAATCGGGTCGGCGCCGTCGTGTCCACCGGCTCGCGGCTGACCCGCATCCCCGCCCGGGGCGGGCTGCCGCACACCCGAGGACTGGTCCGCCGCATCGCCCAGACCCCTCGGGCCGCCGAGGGGGAGCGAGGCGACCTGGCCACCGCGCTGGAAGAGCTGCGCCGACCACCACGGCGACGAGGCCTCGCCGTCGTGATCTCCGACTTCCTGGGCCCGTTGCACTGGCAGCGCTCGCTGCGCGCGCTCTCCCTCCGCCACGACCTGATCGCCATCGAGGTGATCGACCCCCGAGACATCGAGCTGCCCGACGTCGGGACGGTCGTGCTCGCCGATCCCGAGACCGGACGTCAACGCGAGGTCGAGACGACGCCGCTGCTGCGCCGCGAGTTCGCCGCCGCGGCCGATGCCCACCGACAGGAGGTGGCGATGGGGCTGCGCCGCGCCAACTGCGCGCAGCTCACGCTGCGCACCGATTCCGACTGGGTGGCGGACATCGTCCGCTTCGTCGTGTCTCGCAAGCGCCGCTGGTCGGGAGGAGTGGCCTGA
- the fabI gene encoding enoyl-ACP reductase FabI yields MSGLLEGKRLLVTGVITDASIGFHVAKIAQEQGAQVVLTGFGRMSLVQRIAGRLPRPAPVIELDVTNQEHLDTLADRVGEHVDGLDGVVHSIAYGPPSCLGGDFLEAPWEDVSTAVEVSAYSLKSLTVAVLPLLSAGSSVVGMDFDARQAWPAYNWMGVAKAALESTTRYLARDLGPRQIRVNLVSAGPVRTMAAKSIPGFVDLEQGWSGRAPLGWDVEDATPVAKTVAAVLSDWLPVTTGSMVMADGGFHAVGF; encoded by the coding sequence GTGAGCGGACTGCTCGAAGGCAAACGGCTGCTCGTGACCGGTGTCATCACCGACGCCTCGATCGGCTTCCACGTCGCGAAGATCGCCCAGGAACAGGGCGCCCAGGTGGTGCTCACCGGTTTCGGTCGGATGAGCCTCGTGCAGCGGATCGCGGGAAGGCTCCCGCGGCCCGCCCCGGTGATCGAACTCGACGTGACGAACCAGGAGCACCTGGACACCCTGGCCGACCGCGTCGGCGAGCACGTCGACGGACTCGACGGCGTGGTCCACTCGATCGCGTACGGGCCGCCGTCCTGCCTCGGCGGTGACTTCCTCGAAGCGCCGTGGGAGGACGTGTCCACGGCGGTCGAGGTCTCGGCGTACTCGCTGAAGTCGCTGACCGTCGCCGTGCTCCCGTTGCTGTCGGCGGGCTCGTCGGTCGTGGGCATGGACTTCGACGCCCGACAGGCCTGGCCCGCCTACAACTGGATGGGCGTGGCCAAGGCCGCGTTGGAATCGACCACGCGATACCTGGCCAGGGATCTCGGGCCCCGACAGATCCGCGTCAACCTCGTCTCGGCGGGCCCGGTGCGGACCATGGCCGCCAAGTCGATTCCCGGCTTCGTCGACCTGGAGCAGGGCTGGTCGGGCCGCGCACCGCTGGGCTGGGACGTCGAGGACGCCACGCCGGTCGCGAAGACGGTGGCGGCGGTGCTCTCGGACTGGCTGCCGGTGACCACCGGTTCCATGGTGATGGCCGACGGTGGTTTTCACGCGGTCGGCTTCTGA
- a CDS encoding ferrochelatase, whose protein sequence is MDFDAVLLLSFGGPEGPEDVRPFLENVTRGRGVPPERLDEVAEHYFHFGGISPINELNRDIIDRLRIELDRLGLDLPIYFGNRNWHPMVEDTVERMTGDGVRRALVFATSAYGGYSACRQYDEDIRRAREAVGETAPELVKLRQFFDHPLFVAAAADGVRRAFAELPSDQREHARLVFTAHSIPEAADAAAGPAEDGGHLYSRQVFEAARLVAAELGVAEHDVVWQSRSGPPQVPWLEPDIVDHLDTLYSANTQAVVVCPIGFVSDHLEVVWDLDAEARERAEELGMGFARAAAPGTDPRFAELIGELIRELVEGVPARRLSALPAVGCTVNGAWCATNCCAPGRRPVSSEPVTVDA, encoded by the coding sequence ATCGACTTCGACGCGGTGCTTCTGCTGTCCTTCGGCGGTCCGGAGGGCCCCGAGGACGTGCGTCCCTTCCTGGAGAACGTGACTCGCGGCCGGGGCGTGCCGCCCGAACGGCTCGACGAGGTGGCCGAGCACTACTTCCACTTCGGTGGGATCTCGCCGATCAACGAGCTGAACCGGGACATCATCGACCGGCTCCGGATCGAACTGGATCGCCTCGGCCTCGATCTGCCGATCTATTTCGGCAACCGCAACTGGCACCCGATGGTGGAGGACACCGTCGAGCGGATGACAGGCGACGGCGTCCGGCGTGCGCTGGTGTTCGCGACCAGCGCCTACGGCGGTTATTCGGCCTGCAGGCAGTACGACGAGGACATCCGCCGTGCTCGGGAGGCCGTGGGGGAGACCGCGCCCGAACTCGTCAAGCTACGGCAGTTCTTCGATCACCCGTTGTTCGTGGCCGCCGCCGCCGACGGGGTGCGTCGTGCCTTCGCCGAACTGCCGAGCGATCAGCGCGAGCACGCGCGGCTGGTGTTCACCGCCCACTCCATCCCGGAGGCCGCCGACGCGGCGGCGGGCCCTGCCGAGGACGGCGGCCATCTGTACTCCCGGCAGGTCTTCGAGGCGGCGCGGCTGGTGGCCGCCGAGCTGGGCGTCGCCGAGCACGACGTGGTGTGGCAGTCCCGGTCCGGCCCGCCGCAGGTGCCGTGGCTGGAGCCGGACATCGTGGACCATCTCGACACGCTCTACTCCGCGAACACGCAGGCCGTGGTGGTCTGCCCGATCGGTTTCGTCAGCGACCACCTCGAGGTCGTCTGGGATCTCGACGCCGAGGCGAGGGAGCGAGCCGAGGAGCTGGGCATGGGATTCGCCCGTGCCGCCGCGCCCGGCACCGATCCGCGGTTCGCGGAGCTGATCGGCGAGCTGATCCGGGAACTGGTCGAGGGAGTTCCGGCCCGCCGACTCTCTGCGTTGCCCGCGGTGGGCTGCACGGTCAACGGCGCATGGTGCGCGACGAACTGCTGTGCGCCCGGCCGCAGGCCCGTCAGTTCGGAGCCTGTCACGGTCGACGCCTGA
- the fabG gene encoding 3-oxoacyl-ACP reductase FabG → MARSVLVTGGNRGIGLAIAQAFVAQGDKVAVTHRGSAVPDGLLGVRCDVTDGAQVEAAFKEIAEAHGPVEVLVSNAGITADTLLLRMNEDTFDRVIDTNLAGAYRVAKQAASAMLRKRWGRIIFISSVAGLSGSPGQVNYAASKAGLVGMARSIARELGSRNITANVVAPGFVETEMTETVSDERKAEILGQAAIRRFGRPEEIAAAVTWLASDESSYVTGAVLPVDGGVGMGH, encoded by the coding sequence TTGGCACGGTCGGTTCTGGTCACCGGAGGAAACCGAGGCATCGGACTGGCGATCGCCCAGGCGTTCGTCGCGCAGGGCGACAAGGTCGCGGTGACCCACCGGGGCTCCGCCGTCCCGGACGGGCTGCTCGGCGTTCGATGCGACGTCACCGACGGGGCCCAGGTCGAGGCGGCCTTCAAGGAGATCGCCGAGGCTCACGGCCCGGTCGAGGTGCTGGTGTCCAATGCGGGCATCACGGCGGACACCCTGTTGCTGCGCATGAACGAGGACACGTTCGACCGGGTGATCGACACGAATCTCGCGGGCGCGTACCGGGTCGCCAAGCAGGCCGCCTCGGCGATGCTGCGTAAGCGGTGGGGCCGGATCATCTTCATCTCCTCGGTCGCCGGCCTGTCCGGGTCGCCCGGTCAGGTGAACTACGCGGCCAGCAAGGCCGGGTTGGTGGGCATGGCACGGTCCATCGCGCGGGAGCTGGGCTCGCGCAACATCACGGCCAACGTCGTGGCTCCCGGCTTCGTCGAGACGGAGATGACCGAGACCGTCTCCGACGAGCGCAAGGCCGAGATCCTCGGCCAGGCAGCCATCCGACGCTTCGGCAGGCCCGAGGAGATCGCCGCCGCCGTCACCTGGCTGGCGTCCGACGAGTCCTCCTACGTCACCGGTGCGGTGCTGCCGGTCGACGGCGGCGTCGGCATGGGCCACTGA